The region aaaactaattacagtatttattaaattcgaaacaaataaacagcagtatttaaaatattttccattaaacCAAATAATTTTCAAGTGTTTTCCCCAATATTTATGTGCCAAAGGAGTacttttgttggttttctcCAGGTATCGATAGCTCCAAGGCATAAACCAACACTGCCAGCAAAGCAAACGTTGCTCAACACTGTCAcgtttcttattttttgtgtgttgccaTAAGGAGTacttttgttggttttctcCAGGTATCGATAGCTCCAAGGCATAAACCAACACTGCCAGCAAAGCAAACGTTGCTCAACACTGTCAcgtttcttattttttgtgtgttgccaTAAGGAAGTGCCCCCCCCattcgctttttttttatagaggTAAGATGATCCGCGCTCCGATTTGGCTAATTAACACATCGATTACACGACTGCGCGTTTAATTAATGGATGCTCTCAGCGGCGCTGGAATTGTGTGGACTTCTGGTCTTGGTTCTCTGCAAACTGGTTGCGCGTCTAGGTGTCTATTTTTAGGGCCAGGTGCAGCCTCCCATCCAATGCGAACCAGTTGTGCGAACCGCGCAATCATCGTGGCCATCATTACGAGAGCATCATCATCAAGTCGTTGGCGCTGGTGACAGACAGCCTCGGGCTGCCAATATCGCTTACGGCCAACGTCGCGACCATGATGGCCCGGCACCAGTGACATGTTTTTTCACGTTAATCTGCTCAGCCATAGGCGCATCAACACTCAACACTCGAGTCGGGGTCGTTCTTGGAGGAAGGGGCCTTGGGTATCgcttacacacacaaacactccctctccctccctctctgtcccCCTCCTGTGGCTAATTGGAtttaaaatttgaatattcTTCACAGCTCATTTGCCCGGAGACCTTTCCACTTGATCGCCTTGGAAAAACACTCTTGAATGATGGAAAAGTAAGCAAACAGCAGATCCGATACCACAGATTGAAACCTCGAAATTCTTTGGTTTTCGCAGCCCTGGAGACATCTGCCTGGTGGGCATCACCTGCAACAATGGCATCACCATCGCCATGCGATCCGAGGACTATCTTGTGTACCATTTGGGGGATCACATTTAGTAGGAGACCGTACCCAGGCTCTTTCCACAGACTTCCCTTTACCACCTTCCCTTTTGCCTTTCAGCTGCTGTGCCCACGGTGGGGTATTCGTTCGGGACATCATGACCGAGGTCAGGAATCAATTGGCGGCCAAATATCTGGACCAGGACCAAAAGATACCCGTCAAGAAggcccagcagctgctgtggcagcagtATCCAGCGATTGCCAGTGCTCCGGTGCTTTTCGCTGGCCACGACTTCGAGAACAACAGACAGTACCTGTATGCCCCTCAGCAGGATGGAAGCGTGACGAACAACCGCTTCGCTgcctgtggcagtggcacggCCCTGGAACAGGCCAGGATGTGGCTGTCCGACAAGTGGCATCGCGGTCAGAGCCTCATGGTGTCCGAGCAGATGGCCCGGATGGTGCTCAAGAACTGGGATTCATCTCAAAAGTCCGACAAGGATGTGTTCGTGATGTACAGGCGCCAGGAGGATGCTCCCATGGACGCCGATGAGTAGCCAAAGTGGAAATAAATGAAGCAAGGCCCTTTATGCCTTCCTTGCCATGTAATTAGCCACATTTCTTGGCCCTATTTTCCGCTGAAACAGCAGCGAATAGATTGGGTATCCTTCTCCAGGCCTCCGCCAATGATTTATACTCCACGGAGTGGCCGCTTGGATAATTAATAATGATTAAAAGAGCTGGCGCCCCAGCCCCATCAACAGGCGGGGTGAGGGGGGTGCACTCCCCCACCATCTTGCCAGCACGAGGCATCCAGCTGCGCTTTGGATTAACCTGAATTTATATGTTGTGCGGCATTTGAATAATTTCATATTGGAGGAGCATCGAGGCAGCTCTGGGGATCGGATCTATGTCCCTCGTTTTCTGTGCGCTGTGCGTGACcaggctctctctctttctctcttttgaaAGGGAGGAGGAGTCGCCTCTGCCCCaacccctgctcctgcccctgcctggTGTGTGGTCCCTTCTTGTGTGGCATTATGGaggagctctgctctgctctgttctgctctggaTTTCCAACCAGTCATGACAGTTGCTAATTGATTTCCACGTAGATTGGACCTTCAGTTAATCGCTTCTTCTGTGGATCTTCCACTCTCCAGCGAGGAGCAGGCCATGCAATCTTCAAGATAGATCTGCAATCAGGGGTTTAATTGAGATTGGGAGAACATTTAAATATAGATTTGCCTGCTTTAGAGATGGTTCACATATTGAAAGATGTTAGATACATTGGCCAAcagatatgtatatccaaTGGATACATTCTCCTTTGCTTTATCCCATTTAAAACCTCCTCCTGAATGTGAACTTTATCTGCCTTTTCGCATCTGTTGCCGGCGGAAGGAAAAACCAACGAATATTTTGGCTCCAGTCTGAGCTTCTCTGTTGATAAGCAAATATCGCCTGTGGCATGTATccccctgccacacacagtCCCTGCCACAATCCGAAACTGCAatctttgccaaaaaaaaaattaaataaaaaataaaatgtaaaagtGTCAATGCCAAGGCGATAACCGAAGGACGAAGAGGAAATCGAACATCAAATATTcgcaataaattaaatgcgGCAAGTTCCGAGAAGGTGCCACATCGCTCtacactctccctctccccctctctccgcCTCTGTGGCGGTTTTCAATAATATTTCGCTTTCAATCTGCTGAAAGCTGAGAAGATATTTCTCTCTGGGCTGTGGGGCACATCTGAATACGAAATCGTTGGTGTCCCTGCTGCTACCTTGTGATATCTTACTTTCCCCTACCTTTTGCATGCCCCTgccacaccaaaaaaaaaaaaagatgcaGACAGTGTCAACCTTTCGGCGGCTCGtggtgaaatatatttatgtgcatGCAAGTTGCAAGGTGTGACAACAGCAAAATTTATCTGCGGCATcgttccagcagcagcagcagcagcgcctctTCCCCTCTTGGGTGGGGAGGGTCGGGTCTGGCTACTGCAACTGGATTTATATGCGAATGGAGTCAGGGATTGCCATCTTAATGCGACATTAACTCCACggaatctgtatctgtatctgcaagtgtgtatctgcatctgtatctgttgttgttgctgcatctCTATTTGTATGTGCCACAGGTCGTACGATGTCCATTATGCATACAAATGGGCCTGGGTTTATGGGTATTATCTATGGAAAGTAAATCTCCCAACTGCTGCACAGATAAATGATAGTCTTGGAGATCTTTGAGGATGTTTATAAATGATTTAAAggaaaaacgagggggaacgttgtgagttgctgcggacaccgcaactctacggttatacccgatactaagtcagtatggctctcctccggcagacgccgctaatatttaacgacacgacaaagagtgcgtgcgagagagacagaaaatcagtctgagcgtgacgtcgggcactgcgtagccactgcaaattgatttgttccttttggctatacaaattatctgatctgattcagactcagcaatctgatagatatggtcgttctctatgattctgcgtttttagttttctcgaatgtgcaatattgtggatgcaacagattctcgtcctttgtgggggcggaagggggtgggccgaaattctgagatatacattttatagtgagatttaacagaagtgcggataccaaatttggttactctagccttaatagtctatgagatttgtggttgccccagattttcgtactttgcgggggcggaagggggtgcggcgaaattttgacataaaacggtcaaggtccgatttcacaggagtgtggataccaaatttggttgctctagctcttatgggttctgagatccttgaacttatattttgcaattggcaaaaccgaccatgaaacctgtgtgttagagtgagacagagcgagaatgagtgaaattgttttcgtgattctggctataataattatacgatctggttcagattttgtaatccgtaagatatagtcatcttctacggtTCTgcgtggatgccacagatttttgctctttgtgggggcggaagtatCGGTAAGTAagtttgagtatcgggtataataaataAGAATTTATGAATGGATACAAATGCACTAcaacttttaaaaatatatacaagaaaaatacTGGACTTCTTCggaaaaatactataaaatatcaaaattattttaaaatactaAGACTTCTAGAAATGACtacattttaaaaaatactagaaaaataccatGTTGTGGTTATGGCGCAAATAAATTATGGCGCAATAGAAGAAAATGCAGTAAAACTTTTAGGAATATACacaagaaaaatactagaaaatactagaaaatactagacCTTTTTcggaaaaatactagaaatacTACGTCTTCTAGCAATGATAAAATCCTAAAAAAGTTcataaaatactagaaaaataccagattAAATACCACACAAATTTATTATGGAGTAATAGCTGAAAATGCAGTaaaatttatacaaatataGACAAGAAAAGTACTAGACtccaaaaaaatactagaaaataccaaacaaatattaaaatactaCTACTTCCACCaatagaaaaataccagattAAATACCACAAAAGTGCTACAAAATTTAAGTACAATACATATAGTACAAATAATCATTTGGAAGTTCTTTGAAGATAATGAGCTTTATATAGGAAATGTAGGGACAATCGGAGTTATATTTTTGAAGATTCATACATGCCATCCATTTGAAAGGACATCTCAGTGAGAACCTCTTACAATCTGAACTTTAATCGTGCTTTAATCTGCTCCCCAATTGAAGGGATATCGATATGTGTATATGTCTTTGTTTAAGATTAAAGTCAGAGACCTTTAACCCTTGCACTGCGACTGCTGTGTTGGCTTTTGTTCCCTTCTTCCGTGTGTGGCAGAGTCGTTGCtgcataattatttattgttgctgcttctgttgttgccgttgcatTGGCAGCTTTAATGAAATTGGAAAGGCAACATAaagtaattatttttaattaatttataaatgcAGAAACATCAAAAATGGCAAACAGGGATATGGACTGAGgaacagaaagagagatgaAACAGAGCGTAAGAGTTCGTACGAGATAGATTATACGCTGGAGCAGTGAACCGTGTataaagctctctctctctctctccctccctctatCTGTATGTATTGATACCCTATATGCAATAGGGATTCTTAGATCTGCAAGGACATGCAACAGTCATGCCTATAAATCCCCCGAAATCCCAGTATTTAAAGAGAAACTATCTGTATCGCTGGACTATATTCCATATCTATGATCGAATCTATAGATTTTCAAGAATATCTCCGCCTTCGACCTGTGCATAAAATCCTTCattctttggtttctttttatgggttttattttttatatttaatttcagttttatattaattttttttgtggctattcatgtgtgtgttgcatgcaacaagc is a window of Drosophila pseudoobscura strain MV-25-SWS-2005 chromosome 3, UCI_Dpse_MV25, whole genome shotgun sequence DNA encoding:
- the yip3 gene encoding uncharacterized protein yip3, whose translation is MMENPGDICLVGITCNNGITIAMRSEDYLVYHLGDHIYCCAHGGVFVRDIMTEVRNQLAAKYLDQDQKIPVKKAQQLLWQQYPAIASAPVLFAGHDFENNRQYLYAPQQDGSVTNNRFAACGSGTALEQARMWLSDKWHRGQSLMVSEQMARMVLKNWDSSQKSDKDVFVMYRRQEDAPMDADE